The genomic interval GATAAATTAGATAAATCTTTTTTTTCTTATGATAATATTGTAAAAATCCGAAATACTTGTGAGTCCCATCAGTAAAAACCAAATTCCAGTTATAAATCCTAAAAACTCCATCGGGAGAGCGGAGTTTCCCCATCCACTTTAAAGAATCGAACTTTTCGGTAAAAGATTGTTCATCGTACAATATTTCTTCAAAAATTTCGAGTACTTGTTCGTTGTATTTAATCTTATCAGAATCATTTTTACTGACATATATATTCTCGAACAATACTTGTAGGCTATCTTCTTCGTAGGCAAAATATCTGTTTTCAATTTCTTGAGATTCAGATATTTTGCATACAAAAAGGGAACATAAAACTAATAAGGGAAAAGGCCATTTATTTATAAATTCAATCATAATTTTTTAGTTTTTATTAAAAACTTAAAATTTCAAAATTTAATATAATTTAATTGCAATAATACATAAATCTATTTCAATAAATTGAAACATAAAATTTTATAAATTGCCAAAAAAACATGAAAATGTATCTTTAATTATTAGAAATTTGCATAATAAATTTAATTCTTACTTTTGACAAAATGGGAGAAAACTTTTTGCAATTTATTTGGAAAAATTGTTTGGTTAAATCAAAAAATATAAAATCTACCGAAGACAGAAATATCGAAATTATTGATGTAGGAACTCAAAATTTCGATGCAGGACCAGATTTCATGAATTCCAAAATAAAAATAGAAGGTACTTTGTGGGCAGGAAGTGTCGAAATTCATCTTAAATCTTCGGATTGGAAAAAACACAACCATCATAAAAACAAAGCCTACGATAATGTTATTCTACACCTTGTGCGTTTTCACGATGAAAAGATTTGCAGAACCAATGGTGAACTTATTGAAACGGCAATTTTAGATTTTGATGAGAAAATTTGGTTGAATTACGATAAACTAATACTTAGCGAGTTGAAGATTCCGTGCCAGAACAAAATAAATATGATTGAGAATTTTGTTCTTGATTATTGGCTAAATACGCTTGTTTTCGAGAGGTTGGAACAAAAATCCGGTATCATCAGAGATTCGTTAGACCGGAATGAAAATAATTGGGAAGAGACCTTTTATCAAAAAGTTGCGAAGAATTTCGGATTGAAGATAAACACTTTACCATTTGAAATGTTGGCAAAATCGCTACCAATGAAATATCTTGGCAAACACAAAAATAACCTTAGCCAGCTTGAAGCAATGTTATTCGGTCAAGCCGGATTTTTGGAAGAAGAAATTCCCGACAATAAATATTATACAGGCTTGAAAAAAGAATATGGATTTCTGGCAAAAAAATTCGGACTCAAACCAATGAAAAAGCATCTATGGAAATTTCTGCGATTACGACCACAGAATTTTCCAACCATTCGTATTGCTCAATTTGCCATGCTAATATATAAGTCGAGTTCGCTCTTTTCAAAGGTTATTGAATCTACAACAATTGATGAACTTAAAACATTATTTGAAGTGGAAACTTCAGAGTTTTGGAAAACTCATTATGTTTTTGAAAAAGATGCAAATAAAAAAAACAAAAAATTTGGAAATATGGCAATCTCAGTATTAATCATAAATACTGTAATTCCATTTTTATTTGTTTACGGAAAATCGAAAAATGAAGAGAGCTTTCAAAATAGAGCTATTGATTTTCTTGAAAATATGAATCCCGAGAAAAATTCAATTATTTCGATGTGGAAAAGTTTAGGATTTAGCATCCAGAATGCTTTTGATAGTCAGGCACTTCTGCAACTGCAAAACGAATATTGCAGCAAAAAACGATGTATTGAATGTCAAATTGGAAACAAACTGATTGTTTCTAAGGATGAATATTATTAGCTTTGTAAGCGTTCTAAGCTAATTAATTCATGAATTATTCAGGCTAAAAACTTGATAATTAGAATCCATTATTACAAAAAAAGTGTTTTTATAATTATGCAAAATTACTTAACAATATTGTTTTTTTTTAT from Bacteroidota bacterium carries:
- a CDS encoding DUF2851 family protein, which produces MVKSKNIKSTEDRNIEIIDVGTQNFDAGPDFMNSKIKIEGTLWAGSVEIHLKSSDWKKHNHHKNKAYDNVILHLVRFHDEKICRTNGELIETAILDFDEKIWLNYDKLILSELKIPCQNKINMIENFVLDYWLNTLVFERLEQKSGIIRDSLDRNENNWEETFYQKVAKNFGLKINTLPFEMLAKSLPMKYLGKHKNNLSQLEAMLFGQAGFLEEEIPDNKYYTGLKKEYGFLAKKFGLKPMKKHLWKFLRLRPQNFPTIRIAQFAMLIYKSSSLFSKVIESTTIDELKTLFEVETSEFWKTHYVFEKDANKKNKKFGNMAISVLIINTVIPFLFVYGKSKNEESFQNRAIDFLENMNPEKNSIISMWKSLGFSIQNAFDSQALLQLQNEYCSKKRCIECQIGNKLIVSKDEYY